A single window of Rubripirellula lacrimiformis DNA harbors:
- a CDS encoding IS4 family transposase, producing the protein MSNSGKDAASKQKQSMTQGEQLAKAIRWIANDQLFAKVRVHGNANWVPTHLMQVAILWVWSSQSLLVESTKDAIKSVESLFGTTGIHSYQTLITALQKYTEQILPPLVQRMHHLMEKTDQASFRIGIWLVLAVDGSRLDACRTLANEKRFCKPKNKRGSKKNKKKNKRGRHANKRKPVSKKKNYNPQPVGPQVWLTLLWHVGQRLPWAWKIGPSYSSERAHLLEMLNALDLPKNTLICGDAGFVGYDFWNAIDSHGHHFLTRVGSNCRFLKQLGRVRERDGIVYCWPKEKQQRKQPPLVLRLLRFHDGRGEVYLVTNELNLRKLSDSRAGEIYRKRWGIEVQFRSLKQTYGRSKLLGRTPDVVEHELTWSLVGLWMAQLLALREQIDRIEPAAQTSVAMVLRILQNILHCPNEIPARGESLRSLLAGALTDTYDRASKKKSRNYPRRKEEPRTGPPTIELATAEQQKLAKAALDLSNAA; encoded by the coding sequence ATGAGTAACAGTGGCAAGGATGCTGCTTCGAAACAGAAGCAATCAATGACTCAAGGTGAACAGCTGGCCAAAGCGATTCGCTGGATCGCCAACGACCAATTATTCGCAAAGGTTCGTGTTCACGGCAATGCCAATTGGGTGCCGACTCACTTGATGCAGGTCGCAATTCTATGGGTTTGGAGTAGTCAATCATTGCTCGTCGAATCCACCAAAGACGCGATCAAAAGTGTCGAGAGCTTATTCGGTACGACCGGGATTCATTCGTATCAGACGCTGATCACTGCACTGCAGAAGTACACCGAGCAAATCCTTCCGCCACTGGTCCAACGAATGCATCATTTGATGGAGAAGACAGATCAAGCAAGTTTTCGCATCGGGATTTGGTTGGTGTTGGCCGTCGACGGTTCCCGCTTGGATGCTTGCCGAACCCTGGCCAACGAGAAGCGGTTCTGCAAGCCAAAGAACAAAAGGGGATCGAAGAAGAACAAGAAGAAGAACAAGCGTGGTCGACACGCCAACAAACGAAAACCGGTGAGCAAAAAGAAGAACTACAATCCGCAGCCCGTCGGTCCTCAAGTCTGGCTCACGCTACTGTGGCATGTCGGACAGCGATTGCCATGGGCATGGAAAATCGGACCGAGTTATTCCAGCGAACGAGCCCATCTGTTGGAAATGCTGAATGCTTTAGACCTACCGAAAAACACGCTCATCTGCGGTGATGCTGGTTTCGTCGGCTACGACTTTTGGAACGCGATCGACAGCCACGGCCATCACTTCCTGACGCGTGTCGGAAGCAATTGTCGCTTCCTGAAGCAACTTGGACGGGTTCGCGAACGTGATGGCATCGTGTACTGCTGGCCGAAAGAAAAACAGCAACGCAAGCAGCCGCCGTTGGTCCTTCGGCTACTTCGCTTTCACGACGGACGTGGCGAAGTCTATCTCGTCACCAACGAATTGAACTTACGCAAGTTAAGTGATTCGCGTGCTGGGGAAATTTATCGAAAACGCTGGGGAATCGAAGTGCAATTCCGATCCTTAAAGCAAACTTACGGTCGTTCGAAACTGCTCGGGCGAACGCCGGATGTCGTCGAGCACGAGTTAACCTGGTCGCTTGTCGGTCTTTGGATGGCGCAGTTACTGGCGCTTCGCGAACAAATCGATCGGATCGAACCGGCGGCTCAAACGAGCGTCGCGATGGTGTTACGAATATTGCAAAACATCCTGCACTGCCCCAACGAGATACCCGCGCGGGGCGAATCGCTTCGGAGTCTCTTGGCCGGTGCGTTGACGGATACATACGACCGCGCAAGTAAAAAGAAAAGTCGCAACTACCCACGCCGAAAAGAGGAACCCCGGACCGGCCCACCCACAATTGAACTCGCCACCGCAGAGCAACAGAAGCTTGCCAAAGCTGCACTGGACCTCTCAAATGCAGCATGA
- a CDS encoding RluA family pseudouridine synthase, giving the protein MSRLNVLYEDNHLLVVDKPAGIATMGAEAGLPTVHAMACDYLRVKYKKPGKVFVGVVSRLDSMTTGALVLARTSKAASRLTPQFADKVGQGAVKIYLAVVEGDFRSEAGSPDEGVLVDHVRKDDAAKRMRVVVGGPDALEASLQFLVLGRTENATVIAVQLISGRKHQIRVQFADRGHPVLGDNKYGSRRQFDGAFVRGQPKGVALHSWRLQIVHPTLRDPMEFVADIPSSWSEWAPIIGKPSSAWKRVARAFEIPPMIKPGGSS; this is encoded by the coding sequence ATGTCCCGCTTGAACGTACTTTACGAAGACAACCACTTGCTGGTGGTGGATAAGCCAGCGGGGATCGCGACGATGGGGGCCGAAGCGGGGCTGCCGACGGTCCACGCAATGGCGTGCGACTATTTGCGAGTCAAATACAAGAAGCCCGGCAAGGTGTTTGTCGGCGTTGTTAGCAGACTGGATTCGATGACCACCGGCGCCCTGGTGCTGGCTAGAACCAGCAAAGCGGCGTCGCGATTGACCCCGCAATTCGCCGACAAGGTCGGTCAGGGTGCGGTCAAAATCTATCTGGCGGTCGTCGAAGGCGACTTTCGATCCGAAGCCGGATCGCCCGACGAAGGCGTTCTGGTCGATCATGTTCGCAAAGACGACGCGGCCAAACGCATGCGAGTGGTCGTCGGTGGACCCGACGCGCTGGAAGCATCTTTGCAGTTTCTTGTCCTGGGCCGGACGGAAAACGCGACGGTGATCGCCGTCCAATTGATTAGCGGCCGGAAACACCAAATTCGAGTCCAATTTGCCGATCGCGGGCACCCCGTGCTCGGGGACAATAAATACGGTTCGCGGCGGCAATTTGACGGTGCATTCGTTCGCGGTCAGCCCAAAGGGGTTGCTCTGCACAGTTGGCGGCTTCAAATTGTTCATCCGACCCTCCGTGATCCGATGGAGTTCGTTGCGGACATTCCCTCGTCTTGGAGCGAATGGGCACCGATCATTGGAAAGCCATCGTCGGCGTGGAAACGCGTCGCACGGGCATTTGAGATTCCGCCGATGATCAAGCCCGGCGGTTCCTCGTAA
- a CDS encoding putative molybdenum carrier protein → MNDSTAQPPADPTNPQRYLPRRIVSGGQTGVDRAGLDVAIALGIQHGGWCPRGRVAEDGTVPSRYDLVEHTSSRYPPRTAQNVIDSDATLIIYERRLKGGTLLTQRICKRQHKPHFVIRLDADSLAPAKAWLQHQRPDVLNVAGSRDTTAPGIYDRAMKALFELLDSGS, encoded by the coding sequence GTGAACGATTCGACTGCCCAGCCGCCCGCAGATCCGACGAATCCACAGCGTTATCTACCGCGTCGAATCGTTTCGGGCGGGCAAACCGGAGTCGACCGCGCTGGCTTGGACGTGGCGATTGCATTGGGGATCCAGCATGGCGGATGGTGCCCTCGCGGACGCGTGGCCGAGGATGGGACGGTGCCCAGCCGATACGATCTGGTCGAACACACATCGTCCCGCTATCCGCCGCGGACAGCCCAGAATGTCATCGACAGCGACGCCACGTTGATCATCTACGAACGTCGACTCAAGGGCGGCACTCTGCTGACCCAGCGGATTTGCAAGCGGCAACACAAGCCTCACTTTGTGATCCGATTGGATGCCGATTCGTTGGCCCCAGCCAAAGCATGGCTGCAGCACCAGCGGCCCGATGTGCTGAACGTCGCCGGTTCTCGCGACACAACGGCCCCCGGTATCTACGACCGCGCGATGAAGGCGCTGTTCGAATTGTTGGACAGCGGATCGTGA
- a CDS encoding SulP family inorganic anion transporter, which yields MLNFFRRQSGSFKNDILSGITVALALVPEAIAFAFVAGVSPLIGLYSAFFIGLITAVVGGRPGMISGATGAMAVVVVALVAMHGVEYLFPTVILCGIFQILIGIARLGKLIRMVPHSVMLGFVNGLAIVIGMAQLGSFKTLSDEGNLVFLSGSRLGIMLALVALTMAIIAWLPKLTRAVPSSLAAILTITVISIAINRGVEPGQPNMLATVGDMLRTNTKAKTIADARAELASLTEIPQDSASVATDSVDVSLVSVMQIRPVDETAQIKAAANKVAETIAATGGEESGISGGLPKLFFLDDYEMVPFRFETLKIILPFSIVLCGVGLIESLMTLTLIDEITETRGKGNRECIGQGVANMVCGLFGGMGGCAMIGQSLINVNSGGRGRLSGITASVCLLLFVLFLAPYIEQIPMAALVGVMFMVVIGTFEWASLKMFRRMPTSDVLVMILVAGYTVVMHDLASAVILGVIVSALVFAWQHATHMGADVKHNEFGSKIYQLHGPLFFASVQSFKDMFDVANDPDDVVIDFYYTRVYDQSGLEAVNGLAEKYEAAGKRLHLTHLSKECRDLLDKAGDLVEVNVSEDPHYHIASDRLA from the coding sequence ATGCTGAACTTTTTTCGCCGACAATCTGGCTCCTTTAAAAACGATATCCTCTCTGGAATCACCGTCGCGTTGGCATTGGTTCCCGAAGCAATTGCGTTCGCGTTCGTTGCTGGCGTATCGCCGCTGATCGGATTGTATTCAGCGTTTTTCATCGGCCTGATCACAGCCGTGGTGGGTGGACGGCCGGGAATGATTTCTGGGGCCACCGGCGCGATGGCTGTCGTGGTGGTTGCATTGGTCGCCATGCACGGCGTGGAATACCTTTTCCCAACTGTGATCCTGTGTGGGATTTTTCAAATCCTGATCGGGATCGCACGACTCGGGAAGCTGATTCGGATGGTGCCTCACTCGGTGATGCTGGGGTTTGTCAACGGATTGGCGATTGTGATCGGGATGGCCCAGTTGGGCAGTTTTAAGACGCTCTCTGACGAAGGCAACCTCGTGTTCCTGTCGGGTAGCCGGTTGGGAATCATGTTGGCATTGGTCGCGCTGACGATGGCAATCATCGCTTGGTTGCCAAAGCTGACTCGAGCGGTCCCGTCGTCCTTGGCCGCGATTTTGACGATCACCGTTATCTCCATCGCGATCAACCGAGGCGTCGAACCGGGCCAACCGAATATGTTGGCAACGGTGGGCGACATGCTTCGCACCAATACCAAAGCAAAGACGATCGCGGACGCGCGTGCCGAACTGGCATCGTTGACCGAGATTCCGCAGGACAGCGCATCGGTGGCAACCGATTCGGTAGACGTTAGTTTGGTCAGCGTCATGCAGATCCGGCCTGTCGATGAGACTGCCCAAATCAAAGCGGCCGCCAACAAAGTGGCCGAAACGATCGCCGCGACCGGTGGCGAAGAAAGCGGAATCAGTGGTGGCCTGCCGAAGTTATTCTTCTTGGATGACTATGAAATGGTCCCGTTCCGATTCGAAACACTAAAAATCATTTTGCCATTCTCGATCGTGTTGTGCGGAGTCGGGTTGATCGAATCCCTGATGACGCTGACGCTGATCGACGAGATCACCGAAACTCGTGGTAAAGGCAATCGCGAGTGCATCGGCCAGGGCGTCGCCAATATGGTGTGTGGTCTGTTCGGCGGGATGGGGGGCTGTGCGATGATTGGCCAGTCCTTGATCAACGTCAACTCCGGTGGTCGTGGTCGGCTCTCTGGCATCACCGCATCGGTCTGTTTGCTGCTGTTCGTGCTGTTCCTGGCTCCGTATATCGAACAGATTCCGATGGCAGCACTTGTCGGCGTGATGTTCATGGTCGTGATCGGAACCTTCGAATGGGCTTCGCTGAAGATGTTCCGACGGATGCCGACCAGCGACGTGTTGGTGATGATCTTGGTTGCCGGCTACACGGTCGTCATGCACGACTTGGCTTCGGCCGTCATCTTGGGTGTCATCGTTTCGGCCTTGGTCTTTGCTTGGCAGCACGCCACTCACATGGGTGCCGACGTGAAGCACAACGAATTCGGCAGCAAGATCTACCAACTGCACGGGCCTCTGTTCTTTGCATCGGTTCAGTCGTTCAAGGACATGTTTGATGTCGCCAACGACCCCGACGATGTAGTGATCGATTTCTATTACACGCGTGTCTACGATCAATCGGGTCTTGAAGCCGTCAATGGATTGGCTGAAAAGTACGAGGCGGCCGGCAAGCGATTGCACCTGACGCACCTCAGCAAAGAGTGTCGCGACCTGTTGGACAAAGCCGGCGACTTGGTCGAGGTCAACGTTTCCGAAGACCCGCACTACCACATCGCCAGCGACCGTTTGGCTTAG